In Pectinophora gossypiella chromosome 17, ilPecGoss1.1, whole genome shotgun sequence, one DNA window encodes the following:
- the LOC126374421 gene encoding uncharacterized protein LOC126374421: protein MSAIIGSLGLFDYKNQEWSVFYGRLKLFIKLNDIKADKQSAVLLTSFSDDSYRLVSNLLHPKRVDEATFDELVTKLNSHFTPKRSTFADRSRFYEAVKFDNENAEEWAARLRGLAVHCEFGTELEVVLRDRFVLGFRSGPERDRLCEQDISSLTLAKALQIAQQAACARQARASDSVPAVIVKEEPLYKTNANRAGRSGGGGGAERRRGDQKCCTVCGLKNHVAEKCRFKNYRCNKCNNKGHLKKVCELKVNNIESQSVRDSPSLNEPEDNEDCEECQLLSSRFCN, encoded by the exons ATGAGTGCTATAATCGGATCGCTGGGATTATTCGACTATAAAAACCAAGAATGGTCTGTTTTCTACGGGAGATTAAAGCTATTTATCAAGCTAAATGACATCAAGGCCGACAAACAAAGTGCAGTATTGTTGACGAGTTTTTCTGACGACTCTTACCGATTAGTCAGTAATCTACTGCACCCAAAAAGAGTCGACGAGGCGACATTCGACGAGCTGGTGACAAAACTCAACAGTCATTTTACACCGAAGAGGTCTACGTTTGCAGATCGAAGCAGGTTTTACGAGGCGGTAAAATTTGATAACGAAAACGCAGAAGAATGGGCGGCAAGGTTACGTGGTTTGGCGGTGCACTGCGAGTTTGGGACGGAGCTGGAGGTGGTATTACGCGATCGGTTCGTTTTGGGTTTCAGATCAGGGCCTGAACGTGACCGACTTTGTGAACAGGATATTTCTTCATTAACCTTGGCAAAGGCGTTACAAATAGCTCAGCAGGCAGCCTGTGCGAGGCAAGCACGGGCTAGCGATTCCGTTCCGGCAGTCATCGTAAAGGAAGAGCCGTTATACAAGACGAATGCCAACCGCGCTGGACgcagcgggggcggcggcggtgcCGAGAGGCGCCGTGGCGATCAGAAATGTTGCACGGTATGCGGTCTTAAAAATCACGTGGCAGAAAAGTGTCGATTTAAGAACTATCGGTGTAACAAGTGCAATAATAAAGGCCATCTTAAAAAAGTGTGCGAATTAAAGGTGAATAATATTGAATCACAATCGGTACGCGACTCGCCTAGCCTGAATGAACCAGAAGACAATGAAGATTGCGAGGAATGCCAGCTGTTAAGCTCAAG GTTTTGTAACTAA